A single window of Crassostrea angulata isolate pt1a10 chromosome 8, ASM2561291v2, whole genome shotgun sequence DNA harbors:
- the LOC128159705 gene encoding carnitine O-palmitoyltransferase 2, mitochondrial-like codes for MLKLHRLNALRKTKLQLLQHLTANQENPSLNYSTAPADKDFLHRSILRTDHFQASLPRLPVPELEDTLKKYLESQRQILTDAEYDQTVDIVNKFKATDGPDLQKRLVAKDKQNKHTSYVTKPWFDMYLKSRLPIVLNYNPFISFQDDPRPEYQNQLIRSTNMIVSSLKFMKTLRANILEPDIFHLNPAKSDNMRFRKVMRMIPSSIAFYGAYMYKAFPLDMSQYKNLFNSTRIPRPGKDELVVDKDAKHLLVMRNGNFYVFDVLDSKGNILEPEVIMSCVHQVMKDSSPPAPHPVGVFTAENRDTWATYRDKLIGLGNEETLKLIDSAVFTLCLEDDQPTDPNDVTRKFLHGEAGRIWFDKSLSLILTGSGNACVNFEHAWGDGVAVLRYFNEVFANSIDKSVVHPSTDVPANAGNVRKLEFKLDQEMKDNVEQSVKKFNATVQSLDVDHLEYQKYTKSYVKKSGMGPDSLMQLAIQMAYYRQYKGTVATYESCSTSAFKHGRTETIRPATAETKRACMLFVDDHPIPSTEELKNAMLACSKKHGTLTRNAAMGKGFDRHLFGLKTLVEEEGGRVPELFTDPAYQKLNHIILSTSTVSSPAILIGGFAPVTPDGFGVGYSIEDSRIGFNVTSYPPARNAPGFIECVTKSLDDMYEVLEGRNPRKP; via the exons ATGTTGAAACTTCACAGGCTAAACGCGTTGaggaaaacaaaattacaacTTTTACAG CATCTCACTGCTAATCAAGAAAACCCATCACTAAATTACAG CACTGCCCCAGCTGATAAAGATTTTCTACACAGAAGCATTCTGCGCACAGACCATTTTCAGGCCAGCCTTCCCAGGCTCCCAGTTCCAGAGTTGGAGGATACCTTAAAGAAATACCTGGAGAGTCAGCGACAAATCCTGACAGATGCTGAATATGACCAAACAGTTGACATTGTGAACAAATTTAAGGCCACAGATGGTCCAG ATCTTCAGAAGAGATTGGTTgcaaaagataaacaaaacaaacacacaAGTTACGTAacaa AACCATGGTTTGACATGTATCTAAAGTCTCGGCTGCCCATAGTCCTGAATTACAATCCCTTCATCTCTTTCCAAGATGACCCCCGTCCAGAATACCAGAACCAG CTGATTCGTTCAACAAACATGATCGTATCGTCTCTGAAGTTCATGAAGACCCTCCGTGCCAACATTCTAGAACCTGATATCTTTCATCTAAATCCGGCAAAATCCGACAACATGAGATTCAGAAAAGTCATGAG AATGATTCCTTCCTCCATTGCTTTCTATGGAGCCTACATGTATAAGGCTTTCCCTCTGGACATGAGTCAGTACAAAAACCTCTTTAATTCAACTCGCATTCCAAG ACCAGGCAAGGATGAACTGGTGGTGGACAAAGACGCCAAACATCTCCTTGTCATGAGGAATGGAAACTTCTACGTGTTCGATGTCTTGGACTCCAAAG GGAACATTCTGGAGCCGGAGGTCATCATGTCCTGTGTCCACCAGGTCATGAAGGACTCCAGTCCCCCGGCCCCTCACCCTGTGGGGGTATTCACTGCAGAGAACCGAGACACATGGGCCACCTACAGAGACAAGCTTATCGGTCTGG GGAATGAGGAGACACTCAAGCTGATAGACTCAGCAGTATTCACCCTCTGTTTGGAGGATGATCAGCCGACCGATCCTAATGATGTCACCAGGAAGTTCCTCCACGGAGAGGCAGGAAGAAT ATGGTTTGACAAAAGCTTATCCCTGATCTTGACAGGAAGTGGTAACGCCTGCGTTAACTTTGAACATGCTTGGGGTGACGGTGTAGCAGTGTTGCGTTACTTTAACGAGGTTTTCGCAAACTCTATAGATAAATCCGTAGTTCATCCATCCACTGATGTTCCAGCCAATGCAGGGAATGTCAGGAAACTGG aatttaaacTGGACCAAGAGATGAAGGATAATGTAGAACAGTCTGTGAAGAAGTTCAATGCGACCGTGCAGAGTTTGGACGTGGACCACTTAGAGTACCAGAAATACACCAAGTCTTACGTCAAGAAGAGTGGGATGGGGCCGGACTCACTGATGCAACTAGCTATCCAG ATGGCCTACTACAGACAATATAAAGGAACTGTGGCTACCTATGAGTCCTGTAGCACCTCCGCCTTTAAGCATGGAAGGACGGAAACAATCCGCCCAGCAACTGCGGAAACCAAGCGGGCATGCATGCTGTTTGTGGATGACCATCCGATCCCATCCACGGAGGAGCTGAAGAACGCCATGCTGGCATGCTCCAAGAAGCATGGCACCCTCACCAGGAATGCTGCAATGG GTAAGGGGTTTGACAGACACCTGTTCGGTCTGAAGACCCTGGTGGAGGAGGAGGGTGGGCGGGTCCCCGAGCTGTTCACTGACCCCGCCTACCAGAAACTGAACCACATCATCCTGTCTACCTCCACGGTGTCTAGTCCTGCCATTCTGATTGGAGGATTCGCCCCAGTGACTCCCGACGGGTTTGGAGTGG